A section of the Agrobacterium tumefaciens genome encodes:
- a CDS encoding branched-chain amino acid ABC transporter permease — MDATIATFLIQDGVTNGAIYALLGLALVLVFAVTRVIFIPQGEFVAHGALTLALLDAGRVPGTLKLLLCMGAVALLLDLWGMRRGLRLSALLRAMAINLALPGLIYGLVAILAPMQLPSFLRALITIAIIAPMGYYVYRIAYRPLADASVLVLLIASVGVHLALMGLGLAFFGPEGLRAAPLSDAGFTLGPMLVSAQSIFIYLATILVMVGLYFFFEKTLLGKALKATAINRLGARLVGVRTELTGVTAFVLAAAIAAVSGVLIGPITTIFYDTGFLIGLKGFVAAILGGMASFPVTAIAAIGVGLIEAFASFFASDFKEIIVFGLIVPVLIWLSFGASHHEEE, encoded by the coding sequence TTGGACGCGACAATTGCCACATTCCTGATCCAGGACGGCGTCACCAATGGTGCGATCTACGCGCTGCTGGGGCTTGCCCTCGTTCTGGTCTTCGCCGTCACCCGGGTGATCTTCATTCCACAAGGTGAGTTTGTCGCCCATGGTGCGCTGACGCTCGCGCTACTCGATGCCGGGCGCGTACCTGGCACGCTGAAGCTGCTGTTATGCATGGGCGCCGTGGCCCTCCTGCTCGACCTCTGGGGAATGCGTCGGGGCCTGCGCCTCTCGGCGCTGCTGCGCGCGATGGCCATCAACCTTGCGCTGCCGGGCCTCATTTACGGGCTGGTCGCCATTCTGGCGCCCATGCAACTGCCATCGTTCCTGCGCGCGCTCATTACGATCGCGATCATCGCGCCGATGGGATATTACGTTTACCGTATCGCCTACCGTCCGCTTGCCGACGCCTCCGTGCTCGTGCTTCTCATTGCTTCCGTTGGCGTGCATCTGGCACTGATGGGGCTCGGGCTTGCCTTTTTCGGCCCGGAGGGCCTGCGTGCAGCGCCGTTGAGCGACGCCGGCTTCACGCTCGGGCCGATGCTCGTCAGCGCGCAAAGCATCTTCATCTATCTCGCGACAATTCTGGTGATGGTCGGCCTTTACTTCTTCTTCGAAAAGACGCTGCTCGGCAAAGCCCTGAAGGCAACGGCCATCAACCGGCTCGGAGCACGCCTCGTCGGCGTTCGAACGGAACTGACCGGTGTCACCGCCTTTGTGCTCGCCGCTGCAATCGCGGCGGTATCGGGTGTACTGATTGGTCCAATCACCACCATCTTCTACGATACGGGCTTCCTGATCGGCCTCAAGGGCTTCGTTGCCGCCATTCTCGGCGGCATGGCAAGCTTCCCCGTCACGGCCATTGCCGCGATCGGCGTCGGGCTGATCGAGGCTTTCGCCTCCTTCTTCGCCAGCGATTTCAAGGAAATCATCGTGTTCGGCCTGATCGTGCCTGTGCTGATCTGGCTTTCCTTCGGTGCCAGCCATCATGAGGAAGAGTGA